Within Lolium rigidum isolate FL_2022 chromosome 5, APGP_CSIRO_Lrig_0.1, whole genome shotgun sequence, the genomic segment AAACCCTGGTGGATGATGATCTTGTCTTGAGAGACAAAATAGGGACTTCTGtaagtttttcttcttttattgtaGCACCGATGGGTAAAGAGTAGTTGGACTGACTCACTGTCATGTAGCCATTTTCAGATAGGGTGTGCATTAAGTTGAATGTTTCTTTTAACTAAAGAAGGTTTATTGTCCTCTTCAAGAAAATTGTGCTTGGGTTGCACCTTACTTTAACTTTGCATGCTATATGTATCACAAAGAGAGTGCATGCCAATTGTTTGCTTAACTTGTATACTCATCCATGTACCTTTTGTTTCTGAACTCCTTAGTTTCCTTACAGGTGTACTTTTGGAGTCTTCCCAGCTGTGCTGGAAATCAGgtattgttatgatgaattgaacTCTGCTCTTCTTAAACTGCATAACGTCATTAGTAAACTTTAACCTTGCATGTGTGGTTGGATTTCAATCAAAACCAGGCCACACATGTTGATGCCAATTAATTCAGTTACATGTAACTTCATTAAGAGCAACTTATAATAGTGAATGTTGGATTGCTTGTAGCTGAGGACTACTTACAATAAGCTGGAGTCTGATCTTTCAAACTCTAAAAGGCGTTACCTGGAGCTTGTTGAGCAGAGAGACAACTTGAAAACAGGCAGGGAGGACTCTGTAAGTTATTCACCGTGTCCTCTGTTGAGCTGTGTAAGAGGCATTTAGATCAAACTTATATGCATTGCTCTAGGATGAGAGAGAAGGTGCTTTGGAGGAGCTGAAGGCTATAGAGTTACGCCATAAGAAGTTAAAGGTTTATATACATCCAGCTATCTCTTCTTTGGTTTTCATCAGTGCCATGTGCAGCTCAACCACTTCTATGCTCATTTCAGGAAGAACTGGCTGCTTATGCTGATAGTGATCCATCTGCACTAGAGGCAATGAGTATGACATCTACCATTCCTCATTTAGTATAGGAATTGGCTTTTGTCGCATCTATTATTATTGTTTGATACATTTTTCTGACCTGTGTTTCCATGGAAACATCCTGTTTCATCGAAGTGCATACAGTCAATATACTTTTTTCTAAAATGTATGGTGATAATTGCAGAGGATGCTACTGAGGTCGCCCATTTGGCAGCCAACAGGTGGACAGGTACCAGTAATTCCACTTGTTAACTTTGTGAGAAATTAATGCTTGCGACTTGCCTGCCATCACTTAGGCTAATGTCATTGTGAATGAAACTTCAGAGAACATCTTCACtttgcaacaatggtgttcaactaCATTCCCTCAAGCAAAAGAACAGCTCGAAAACATGTACAGGGAGGTAGGTTCTGCCCTCTCCCCATATTGTAATTAGAAATGGAATTCAGAAACTATAGAGATGGCATGCTGTTAGCCTGTTACTTCACTTATGCCAATGTACAATACTACAATTGGAACTAACGATTTGTAACCATCTAAAGCTTAGGTGAAGCAACACTTCGTAGTTAGAAGAATGCCACTTAGTACAGAGTGGATTGACATGGTTCTGATTGAGTGCAACAATAATTATTGGGTTACATAAAATCCTTCAAATGGATGAAACCATAAAATATGGCCAACTTAAGATCATCTGCCTCATAGATATTAGTACCATATTATTTTTTCAAAGGATACATTAACATACTAGTAAGTATATTGCCATGCATGCACATTaaatcttcttctttttcctttaATTACTTAAGCTAGCCACAGCTAGATCTTTTCACTAGTCAATATATTTCTTATTTTTTGTTAACTAACTTTGCAGTGCTCTTGAACCTTCGTTTTTATCTTCAGTAATGTTATTAAGAGTGTAAACAATTGGTGGTTATGTTGACTATGTAAGGGTGCTTACATTAAAATTCTAGCATTCGGTTATGTTGACTATGTAAGAGTGCTTACATTAAAATTCTAGCATTCGATGTGTTCTTTCTGTTTGGGCAGTAGAATAGGGACGAGGACACCTTTGGGGAGGACCAGGGCGACCTCCATTGTGCTGGTGTCACTGTCATGGCCTGGTAATTAGTGTAATTTCATTAATTTACCAGGGTATTTGCAGTGGTCCATTGGGGCCCGCTGAGTCCATTGACCCGTACCTAGCTCTGGCCCTGCTCTACAAGGATAAGCCTAAATCATGTCCATCTGTTACTTTGTGCTTGTTGTCTTTCTGCTCGCTAACATGCCAAGTTTATTGTTGCCATAAGGCATACCAAAAAGTCTGCAACTAATCCATATTCATGCACTAGATGTTGCTTGTGAGGTATATCTCTTATCCAGGGTGTAGTGGACCCAAATGAACCATAGTTGTACATGTTGTCTTGAGTGATTTAAATTTAAGAACATAGCAGTAGAATGTCGTGCCATGCCGCCCAGCACAATGAATTACAGTGCCAGAATTCAGAAGCTTGCCATTTTTTGTTTACTAGTTTGTACTTGCCGGGATATAGAAACATGTAAAGACCTGAATCGTTCGCAAGTGACTGTAGTGTAGCTTAGCTTTGGTGTCATTGCATGTGACAACTAAAGTTTGAGATTGGCTTCTTTATCTTGTGAGAAACGTAAGCTTGTTTTTATGGAAAGTAACTTTGACTAATCCATATCCTCATTTCCTAGATAAGATAACATCCTTCAGAAACCAGTTCTGCATTCATCTGATGTGTGTTGTTGTGAAATTTCAGGCTGGCATAACTGAAGACTTTGACTATCTGCCGTAGTGCTGAACATCCTGCCTGCCTGCCCTGTTGCAGCCTTGTATGTAATCCCCCTCCGCACGTGATATTGGatttagagtagtttgtgtggaaTTGGTGATAACACAATGCTAGAAGAGGAAGGAACCCATGAATTTGGCACATGCATGTAAGAGATTGACCGTCAAGCTTCCAAATAGGAAAACGGAAGGATGTGAAATAAGAAGCTAGAACGACATGTACCTAACAATACCTAGAGGAGGTAGTCGTGGTTCTCTTTTGCTATATGGATGTTTTGCTAGATAGAAATTGGCATTCTCTTTCAACATCCTTTCACACCCTCGCCCCAAGAGTCCATATTTTGTCTTTTGCATTGGTGTCATGTGTGCTCGTTTCATTTTCTAATGCAACTCGATCATCCATTAGGTACTAAACATGTACTTGCTTTCTTTGCAAAAATATCTGCTAGAAAAAATTATGTGGTTGCGACCATTGGGGAAAAGTATATTGTCTTTTGCACTGGTTTCATGTGTGTCGTCGCTGCATGATTTATAAACAAATACCGAAGCTGTTTTTGAGTTTGGCCCGTGCCTACTTTGAAGTACACCATGAAGCAATTGCATGAGTGACATTTTCCTTACGATAATTGTTCAAACTTGGGTGCACAACGAGTTTAATAATGCCatcaacatacttcttaatttctTATACTACAAAAATGGGTCGTCCAAATGTATTGCATACGATCATGAAAAGGTAAGTTCTTTCATTGTTCCATAGTAAACTTAGGTGGCATAACTTTTGCAACAATGAAATTAGCATAATCAGTAAACCAAGGTAATTCTACTTCAATACTTGCAAGTTGTTCATTAAAAAAGAGTCGCCAATAGAAATAGGGTTTTTATCAATCATGCCACTATGACCAACGTGAATCTCAGATTTGCCACTTGACCGATGAAAACCTCAATCTTGCCATTGCTCAGCTAAAACACTCAATTTTGCCATTTAATCATCTCCGCCATAAGATTTTTCCATGTGAAGAGTGGAGGCAGATGGTAATGCATTTAGTATGTCAAAGGGCAAGCATTCAACATTTAGAATTACAAACAAAGAGCCTTGATAATGGTCTTTCTACAAAGGCATGCGTCCACAAATTTTTACACTTGGCATACAAACTATTTTTGTTCATATGCATGAATTAATTTAGTCTGAATTTGACGAGTAAGACACAATATATATTGCTACCCTTGTAAAGTACTGACTAATGACATGACTCAAATTCAGATAACAATTCAAAGGAGTTCTGCAAGAAAGATCTTGATGAAGGACTTGCAACAACTAAGGAGCGATGGGTTGCTTCTTCAATTGGCTCATCTCTCGCTCCACCCTCATGTCGGTGGGTAGATGCGGCCTCTTTCCCATTCCCATTATTGTTCCACGTTTGTAGGTAGAGGTAAATACCGCAGAAGACACCATGATGTGGCATTTTACGGGCAACTAGAGACACCATGGTGTGGTGAACTACTACTTTGGATTTGTTAAAAGTGATGACATGTAGGTCCCACCAATTAGTTAGATATAAAATAAAGAGAAATTTTTTAAAACCCTGGAATGGTAAAATTGGTTAAGGAGCAGTGGAAAATTTGAGATTTCAATTGTCAAAACTGAGATTCAAGTCAGTCATAGTGGCAAAACTGATTATAGACTAGCGGTGGACATGATAGAATGGCAAACCGACGAGTGATGTAAGTGATCAATGGTATAAGATTGTGGTTTCTATCGATCAAATGGCAAATTTGAGATTCACGTTGGTCATAGTGGCAGAAATGATAAAACCCCATAGAAATATGATCATCAGGTATATTTTCTACTCTAGACAAATGACCATCAACAAGGTTATCTTCATATTTTCCAATTAAcaatcaaatcaaattcttgtAGTAAAAGAATTTGTCTAATTATTCTTGGTTTAGCATTTTTTTATTCTTTAGATATTTAAGAGTTGAATGGTCAGTATGCACATTGACTTTAGAGTCTACAATGTAAGATCTAAACTTACCACAAGTAAAAATAATACTCtctccaattcatattactttatgctaatatagatgtatctagacatattttagttgtagatacatccactttagcatcaagtaatatggatcggatgaagtagccaaaaattCTTTTTCAGTTTATAATTCCTTTGAGCACGATAAGTGTTTTGCTAGCATAGTAAATCACATACAATTTCTTATCAACACATTGACCAAGAATAGCTCCTACAACATGATCACTACCATCACACATAATTTTAAAAGGCAAGTTCCAGTTCGGTGGTTAAATGACATAACAAAAATTAAAGCTTTCTTTAATATTTTAAAGGATTCAATGCAATCATCATCAAAAGAAGGAAAAAACGAACATCCTTTTTAAAAAACAATAGTAAGAGACttagaaattttagagaaatattTAACCAACTTCCTATACAAACCATATTTTCAAGGAAACTTCTTATACCTCATATATCTCGTGGATAATGTAGCTTTTCAAATGCCTCCaccttagctctatcaactttagTACATCTATCTAATATTGTGTGTCTAAGAACAACTTCATTTGTCGCCACGAAGTGACATTTCTCCCTATTCAAGAACAAGTATTGGTCCTCACGGTACCGCTGCAAAATTTTGTTAAGATTGAATAGGCAATTATCAATTACATACGTAGAAAAAACATCCATAAAGACTTCCATAATGTTCTCAATCTAATCAGTAAATATGGGcattcatgcatctttgaaaagtagcaggggcATTGCATACATCGAATGGCATTCTTTATACGCAAAATTACCATAGAGATAATTAAAATTTGCCTTTTCATGATTATCTTTATGCATAGAAATTTGAGAGAAACCAGTATAATCATCAAGGTAACAAAAATGAGAATGTTTAGACAATTGTTCAAGAATTTGATCAAGGAATGGTAAATGTGAATGATCCTTATGTATAGATTTATTTAAAGTTCTTAAATTCATGCACATTCTATAGCCATTAATAGTCCTTTGAGGGATAAGTTCATTTTCTTCATTTGCAACAACAGCAATACCTCCCTTCTTATGGACACAATGAACGTGACTTACTCATTTACTCTCGGATATAGGATAAAAAATACTTGCCTCAATTAACTTAATTACATCATTTTTCAATTTCCTTCATTTTTGAATTGAGATGGCATTTTTCAATTTCCTTTATTTTTGGATTGAGAGGGCGTTAATGATCAACCATAGGCCTTGCATCTTCTTCCAAATTAATTCTACACATGCATAAACCTGGACTTACGAATTTAAAGTCATCAAAAGAATATCCAATGGTTGCCCTATATGGGCCTTCGGAACATTTAGCAAACTATCATCTTCTTTCTCTAAAAGGTTAGTAGTAATAATAACAAGATATATCTTTTTATCATCTAAACTACTGTTTGATAAAAAAATCTATTTTGGAAAATTAATTTCAGGACCAACAGTATTTAAGAAATGTCTACCAAGTATTATAGGAAAATACATATTGTGGACAAGCAAGTATCATAGAGTCAACATGATATTTGGTATTATCTACAAGCACTACCACATCACTAATCTTACCAAGGGAGATATAAATTCTTTATTAGGAAGTTGAATTTATGTTGGCTCAAAGATCACAAAGTCCCTGATAACATGAAGTCCACATTCTAACAAGAATAATAGGTTTACCACATTTATTTTTCTTTCCTTTAACAACTCCAGTTGAATCTTCACATAAGTAGATATGACATGCATCTTCAGCTCTTTGATGGCTAAAATTTGATGTTCTACCTGCACTTTTTCATAGGTTACACAGTTCTTCTTTGTACTTATCCTagtcaccgaatttagcattttaTGGTTCTTTTTAATTTTTAGAAGCTATGTACGGTGGTTTTTCACAATATCGATCAGTTCCAGTAGATGCAACAATTTCAACAGGAGGGGTACATGTAGGTATGACCTCGGAAGTTTTAATAGGTTCAACACATTTAGTAAATCCTTCTTTAGGGAGAGAAAcatgcgaggcaaaagctttaacaCCTTCAGTTATCATATGATAGTCAAGATTATTCAATTTAAAGTAGAGGAAGAGAATTCTTTACACATGAGTATTCGAATTTCAAATTTGGTTCATTACCTTTATATAGATCCCAAATATTAGTATTTTCAGAAATCATGTCCAATAAATTCCAAGCTTCATCAACAATATTATGAGTGAAACTTCTTCTAGATGAATTATCCAAGAAGTCCTTATGACATTGAGGAAACCTTACTTAAGTTTGACAATATGCTCTTTGAAAGACCATGAGCAGGATTTTTAAGAAGAAGGCCCtttaatctccccaagcttgagcaatatCGTCTATAGGATTGATAACGCAAAAAGTTATAAATATGTGATCTATCATCATAAGATTTTATTGGAAATCAATACTTCACATAGAGTGCCTTTTAAGATATTCCCAATTGAGTCTTTCATTATGCTTCGAAGAATGATGCCAATTTCTAGCTTCACCCTTAAATGATACATATAATGTTTTTTATTGACTTTATCttgagaaataatagaaattttaAATGAAAAATATATTTATTTAATATATAAATAGTGAGAATTTACAATGCTTCCATCACCTAAACATTGTTCTTTCATAATATCTGCCACATCATTAGCAGGAATAGCAAATGCATCATTTGTATGAGGAGGTTTTTCAGGTTCCTTAAGTAAAAGAGTATCGTAGTCCACATTTGTTACACCAATTTGGACCTTGGTGACATACTTCaaaaatgttggagatatgcccaagaggcaataataaagtggttattgttatatctctatgtttatgataaatgtttatatctcatgctataattgtattaaccggaaacattaatacatctgtgttttgtaaacaaatcaaagtccctagtaagcctctcgctTAACTAGATTGTTAACTAAccgatgatcaaggtttcctggtcatgaacattggatattgTTAATAACGAGATCATGTCATTActagaatgatatgatggacacacacccaaactaAGCATAGCAATaatatcaagtcattaagtttgttttGTTGTAGCCTTTCAAATGCATAGTAAACTAATCTTTATGTGTTAATCATTAACACCAGAGGAATGGTTTGATCGCATCAAACGTCACATTGTAACTGGGTGATTAAAAAAGTGGCATTGGGTATTCTAAAAGTAGTAGTTGAGGCTCATGAATCATGATTGATATTTGTCCATACAAATGACGAAGAGATATACTCAGGGCCCTCGCAATGAGATATCATCCAATTGGCTTGCAAGAATGTGACTAGCTCACaagggtttcggaaaagttcgagaATATTTCGGTGTTTTATCAGAGTGTTTCCAGAAGGTTCTCGAGGGGCCACAAGTGGGCCCATCGACCCATGCAGCCTAGCCTTAATGGGCTAGGCACACCAGCCCACAAGGCCTAGACAGGTCCCCAAAGGATAGGATCAAATCCCAGAAAATTAGGAGGCAACTTGGGGGGAATTTTTCTCTccctgatgagcgcagattgcacaccgttggggaaccccaagaataAGGTACGATgagcatagtagcaagttttcccttactaagaaaccaagttttaatcgaccagtaagagaaaggcgtgacttctgaaggtgtttctaactgacttgtggcagggctcactaccggcgtcagcaacaacgtggaacctgcacacaacacaaccaaaatactttgccccaacttatagtgaggttgtcaatcttaccggttttgctgaacacaaaggattaaatgtatagtgtgaaaagagatgattgtttgcagtggaattaaagagaacagtgcttgtagtaagtaaacagaacatgatgattttatcagtgtaaaagaaaggaccggggtccacagttcactagaggtatctctccataaagataaataacatgctgagtgaacaaattacaactgcgcaattgacagaataaagaccatacatgataagacaattactatgagattcgtttgggcattacaacataatacatagaccgtaatccaactgcgtctatgatgattttatcagtgtaaaaggaaGGATCAGGGTCCACAgtacactagaggtgtctctccataaagataaataacatgatgggtaaacaaattacagatgggcaattgacagaataaaaacCATACAcgataagatgattactatgagattcgtttggacattacaacataatacatagaccgtaatccaactgcgtcaataatgactaataatccacctttcagttatcgtccaaacccctttccgtattaagttgcaagcaacatattatcgcattaagcaatgtgtgtaaagtaaacaatagaattacacttggataaaacattgttgttttcttcctagtagcaacagcacatctacaatcttagaagttattgtcactcttccagaaaactagaggcatgaacctactatcgagcataaatactccctcttgaagtcacaagcatttacttggccaaagtatctagtagcaacggagagcatgcaagataacaaataacatatgacaagtatataatcgatctcaacatagtattcaatattcatcggatcctagcaaacacaacatgtagcattacataaagatgatcttgatcatgataggcagctcacaagatcttaaaatgaggcacaaattggagaagacaaccatgtagctactgctatggacccatggtccagggatgaactacttacgcatcacttcggaggcgggcatggcgatgtagaggcctccggtgatgatctccccctccgacaTGGTGTCGGGAAGAGTTTCAGAATCCTCCTGAGCTAgagtctgcgatggcggccgcaacGGAacatttcgtggatggaggctcgggtgtttaggtttttaccgagatcgtgaataaataggcggaagggcgaggtcggtggccgcctggggggcccacaccaccccttggtgtcggccacacccaggccgcgccatggggtggtctggccgcactGTTGCGTCTGctcgtcccccctctggactctgtattcgtcatggtaaaatattgacttcggcttttgtttcgtccaattccgagaatatttcctgtacaacttttctgaaatacaaaacaacacaaaccaggaaactggcattgtggcatcttgttaataggttagtgccagaaaatgtataaaagtgcaacgaagtgtaagcaaaacatatataaattggtgtaaaacaagcatggtgcatcaaaaattatagatacgttatttgcaacgtatcagaactctcaagcttaactcctgctcgtcctcaagtaggtaagtgataacaaaaataatttttttaggtgacatgaagccaacacaatcttgatcaagttgttctaaagcattgtgagctaggaTCAAAGTACCTAAACATAGGCatcatagatataattctaacaatagaacttagcaactatattATAagatgaaaagtaactcaaacaaagtatCATGAATAAtattgcactgaaagcaactgtttgtttatgagcatagagaaaacatagcaaagtggtacccagcatgtcctttatgaagtagcaaaacataaatattaggacacctttaaagttcaatgggtgactagatacaagtaatttaagaacaagcaatagcaaattcatgaatcaatcaataataattttgggactatgcacattataccaagaatgacaactatgctcttttAGTTGGTGCATAAAAAAGAAGatcaagactcaacataaaagtaaaagtgagactctttgcagaggaagcaagattaacaagttttataaaccttccaaaaagtatggtactcattagctttgagctctcattacccctatcataagcaagttgaatggttaaagttaatgtgagggcaaatatgacttatatgcttgacaaatcacaatttgaaaatctcgtgccccttgaatacgagtacctaaacctcatgctactcaacttatgtcccaaataagttcgcgtcattgtaagtatacatgtatcattgagaacaccAACAACAGGGTACCTCCTACCCCATGATATAGAAGTACTACTGCTGATATAGGAGCAATCacataccaaaatgacaagacaaacagacaatgagcatctcaacaatccTTTTATATACTATGGGCGTAGCTTTTTATGGAAGATgtgtcatagaatgctcactatgttcgctgtaaatttccaccatgaatgatgcatggcttaagttggtcacccaggcgtttctctaacatatatacaaactccatggacttacaagtttccattttatttcgcaccgctaggcatccataaacaaaagaacaggatatcaactaaatagaaataagtgcaatgttgaaagtgtgCCCCATGAaatcatggttgtgctaactcccaactcgtaatttgcaagcatgtaatcttcataagatagtcacaatggctcAATTTTAttaagtgcaataaagtaaatgtgtcatcaaattcgtgagagctttactaactaattttctcatgccaaaatttaatttagaagataaataaaaatatgatgtatatacttggaatagcaatgatgctagtaggtagatatggtagacacaattggcaaactttggtttttggtagttggatgcacgagtagagctcatactcagtacatgcaaAGGGTAGCAAAAGACtgcgagcgaccaactaagagagcagtaatggccataatcatgcatagcgacaaaacattattaatcaaagcataaagtgatattacaagtcaaaaactaaatgatcatagaggttttagttgactggttgtagtcataacatggtgtaaacatgtgccaagtcaacccaataaagcatcaaaggagaataccacaatattatgctttgtatgatggaaacaacacatgattctttcaatagcacattatgcactatcagctatttgagacaagtcatgctaaaacaataaatactaagcatataataagaataacatctaacatgacatgccaaagcctATGCCACATTCTAGACAagtttccttttgcatcactataggcatgaaacattttagggatttctatttt encodes:
- the LOC124653135 gene encoding meiotic nuclear division protein 1 homolog, whose translation is MSKKRGLSLEEKREQMLQIFYDSQDFYLLKELEKMGPKRGVISQSVKDVVQTLVDDDLVLRDKIGTSVYFWSLPSCAGNQLRTTYNKLESDLSNSKRRYLELVEQRDNLKTGREDSDEREGALEELKAIELRHKKLKEELAAYADSDPSALEAMKDATEVAHLAANRWTENIFTLQQWCSTTFPQAKEQLENMYREAGITEDFDYLP